One genomic region from Onychostoma macrolepis isolate SWU-2019 chromosome 23, ASM1243209v1, whole genome shotgun sequence encodes:
- the LOC131531602 gene encoding protein LKAAEAR1-like, producing the protein MAGRESRRSVCVKMCPQQRARHEAYSELSKEAQSWMAVARQRVCTHLNNQKSRQVCKLTAAAERQNQLTAQLKAAEARNRVRQLRQHYQNLKEQEINLMISCQSDAQRAVCLEQLLPVKERKINHTDCMDQLQRRRVEEILEDEKGLSISRR; encoded by the exons ATGGCAGGACGAGAATCTCGGagaagtgtttgtgtgaagaTGTGCCCTCAGCAGAGAGCTCGTCATGAAGCCTACAGCGAGCTGTCTAAAGAAGCTCAGAGCTGGATGGCAGTGGCGAGGCAGCGAGTATGCACACACCTGAATAATCAAAAATCCCGCCAAGTCTGCAAACTCACTGCTGCTGCTGAGCGTCAAAATCAACTCACAGCACAATTAAAAGCCGCTGAGGCGAGGAATCGTGTTAGACAGCTGAGACAACACTATCAAAACCTGAAG GAGCAGGAAATTAACTTAATGATTTCATGCCAGTCTGACGCGCAGAGGGCTGTGTGCCTGGAGCAGCTACTCCCCGTGAAAGAGAGGAAGATAAACCACACAGACTGCATGGACCAATTACAG AGACGAAGAGTTGAGGAGATCCTAGAGGATGAGAAGGGCCTGTCCATCAGTCGTAGATGA